A stretch of Aureispira sp. CCB-E DNA encodes these proteins:
- a CDS encoding C40 family peptidase codes for MQKTVYGQARLSIIPIRANASHSSEMVSQLLYNETYTILKQEEDWLYIECLHDGYKGWIAENQVHYISQEIFDTPFKRYNPDLIEWDQQLELNLFMGSPFYDLAPSIVPPIERVCNAAKQFLNSPYLWGGRTGAGVDCSGLVQVAFRMGNILLPRDASQQAKVGKKVAWEDRQRGDVAFFKDKTGKITHVGLLLSPDTILHASAWVRIDKIDSVGIFHQNICTHELSLIKRMR; via the coding sequence ATGCAAAAAACAGTTTACGGTCAAGCTAGACTTTCTATCATCCCTATTCGAGCCAATGCTAGTCATAGTAGCGAAATGGTCAGCCAATTATTATACAATGAAACGTACACCATCTTAAAACAAGAAGAGGATTGGCTGTACATTGAATGTTTGCACGACGGCTATAAAGGTTGGATAGCTGAAAATCAAGTGCACTATATTTCTCAAGAAATCTTTGACACGCCATTCAAACGATATAACCCCGATTTAATTGAGTGGGACCAACAATTGGAACTCAATTTATTTATGGGTAGCCCTTTTTATGATCTTGCTCCTAGTATTGTACCTCCTATAGAACGAGTTTGCAATGCTGCCAAGCAATTTTTGAATAGTCCCTATCTTTGGGGCGGGCGCACAGGTGCAGGGGTTGATTGCTCTGGTTTGGTTCAAGTTGCGTTTAGAATGGGCAATATCTTGCTACCTAGAGATGCCTCTCAACAAGCCAAAGTCGGAAAAAAAGTTGCTTGGGAAGATCGCCAGCGAGGAGATGTAGCCTTTTTTAAAGACAAGACAGGAAAAATCACCCATGTTGGATTGCTTTTGAGTCCAGATACCATACTACACGCTTCGGCTTGGGTACGTATTGACAAAATTGATTCAGTAGGTATTTTTCATCAAAATATCTGCACTCATGAATTATCTTTAATAAAACGTATGCGCTAA
- a CDS encoding ankyrin repeat domain-containing protein, with translation MARKRKTLPKNFETLLKEASIEELIKVFDKCELDAYRGYGKKTALAFDQCPHELAKWLVEHGANLKARDTWGNTPLHNRAKSRLGNIESLLELGADIHDNGSSIGTPLHAAVSSHHVKNTQILVERGASIDALNRDNLTPLELTLRFCQNVTIIRVLEIAKILINAKATLSPLTKKMVREIGEQFEFHRNNFNQDLVDEVSNALDELYILFDVTPVKRRRIHDGKSPISVQATTWQQQHQELWNFLVPSSGPAQTIQGEVIRISGRIANELDGNGGINWDSDYKRMADAFYEFVQFGQEIEQDILKELTGLIKEIKRKSGSTARLCEVAVKWIRLNPTPIQLETINYDR, from the coding sequence ATGGCAAGAAAAAGAAAAACGCTTCCTAAAAATTTTGAGACACTCTTAAAAGAAGCAAGTATAGAGGAGTTAATCAAGGTATTTGATAAATGTGAATTGGATGCATATAGAGGTTATGGTAAAAAAACAGCACTGGCGTTTGACCAATGTCCACATGAGTTAGCGAAGTGGTTGGTCGAGCATGGTGCGAATTTAAAAGCAAGAGATACTTGGGGAAATACGCCACTTCATAATAGAGCTAAAAGTCGTTTAGGAAATATTGAAAGTTTATTAGAACTTGGGGCAGATATTCATGATAATGGAAGTTCAATAGGGACTCCTTTGCACGCAGCAGTTTCTTCACACCATGTAAAAAATACCCAAATATTAGTAGAAAGGGGAGCTTCAATTGATGCTTTGAATAGAGATAACTTAACTCCTTTAGAGTTGACCTTAAGGTTTTGTCAGAATGTTACTATCATTCGTGTACTTGAAATTGCTAAAATTCTTATCAATGCAAAAGCAACATTAAGCCCATTGACTAAAAAAATGGTTAGAGAAATCGGAGAACAATTTGAGTTTCACAGAAATAACTTTAATCAAGATCTTGTTGATGAGGTAAGCAATGCTCTCGACGAGCTATATATTTTATTTGATGTTACTCCTGTAAAAAGAAGAAGAATACATGACGGAAAATCACCTATTTCTGTACAAGCAACAACTTGGCAGCAACAGCATCAAGAGCTTTGGAATTTCTTAGTTCCCTCTAGTGGACCAGCTCAAACAATTCAAGGAGAAGTAATTCGAATTTCTGGTCGAATTGCCAATGAATTGGATGGAAATGGTGGCATAAATTGGGATAGTGATTATAAAAGAATGGCAGATGCTTTCTACGAGTTTGTTCAGTTTGGGCAAGAAATTGAACAAGATATTTTGAAAGAACTTACAGGACTGATTAAAGAGATTAAACGAAAATCGGGGAGCACAGCAAGGTTGTGTGAAGTTGCTGTGAAGTGGATTCGTTTAAATCCTACTCCAATTCAGCTGGAAACCATCAATTACGACCGATAG
- a CDS encoding nitroreductase family protein, with translation MELLDKLNWRYATKAMNGKKVPQEKIDTIIEAANLAPTSSGLQPFEIIIVTNQEVKEKIKAIAWNQSVVSDCSHLLVFAAWDTYTEDRINKMFDLVNEVRGFKNEGWENYRQQLLNIYPQRDAEENFNHAARQAYIALMAALTAAAFEEVDSTPMEGFDPAKLDEILDLRSKGLRSCVMMTVGYRDTEKDWLVNLEKVRKSKDDLVTIVD, from the coding sequence ATGGAATTATTAGACAAGTTAAATTGGCGTTATGCTACCAAAGCAATGAATGGTAAAAAGGTACCTCAAGAGAAAATTGATACCATTATAGAGGCCGCCAATTTGGCTCCAACTTCTAGTGGATTACAACCTTTCGAAATTATTATAGTTACCAACCAAGAGGTAAAAGAAAAAATCAAGGCAATTGCTTGGAATCAATCTGTTGTATCGGATTGTTCTCACTTATTGGTTTTTGCTGCTTGGGATACGTATACAGAAGATCGAATTAATAAAATGTTTGACTTGGTCAATGAAGTACGTGGATTTAAGAACGAAGGATGGGAGAATTATCGCCAGCAATTATTAAATATTTATCCTCAGAGAGATGCTGAAGAAAACTTTAATCATGCTGCAAGACAAGCCTATATTGCATTGATGGCAGCATTGACGGCAGCAGCTTTTGAAGAAGTAGATAGTACTCCGATGGAGGGATTTGATCCTGCTAAACTGGATGAAATTTTAGATTTGAGATCCAAAGGGCTTAGAAGCTGTGTGATGATGACAGTTGGATATAGAGATACTGAGAAAGACTGGTTGGTAAACCTAGAAAAAGTGCGCAAGAGTAAAGATGACTTGGTTACGATTGTAGACTAA
- the tig gene encoding trigger factor, with protein MPTITHENVDELNAIVTIELSQDDYLPKVNSKLKEYRQKAQIKGFRPGKVPMGMIKRKFGTTVLVEEVNEAIGENLNQYFKDNNLRVLGQPLAIEDKNLKLSIHKPSDYTFKFELGLAPEFEIKGLSTDNQLPFYDLSVSEEELEAEIDNVRKKYSKGFQEGINDVQEDDMLAISLEELNENGDIKEGGVVKEETFLALRDIANEELKDNLLSATLSDSFDIDVFTIEDKDETYIRKHVLGIEEDQEINKMFRLTIKEIKRVDKAELNEEFFKQLFPNEEIDSEEAFREKVKSEIYKGYKQSSLNHFSNLVFDFLLEENKLDLPVEFLKKWLKETNEGITDEFFEGKEFEAFIKNTNWSLLRDKLAEKYKVEVNYQDVEDATRGEILRYFNYQIPPYGEMMDNMLQKILSDRKEVNRRFEAIMDERILEKTSEDMGKEMKDVSREEFEEILKDYQASKNPAPVEENTETEVEA; from the coding sequence ATGCCAACAATAACGCATGAGAATGTTGATGAGCTGAATGCTATTGTAACTATTGAGCTTTCTCAAGACGATTACTTGCCTAAAGTTAATTCTAAGCTAAAAGAATATCGCCAAAAAGCACAAATCAAAGGTTTCCGTCCAGGTAAAGTACCAATGGGCATGATCAAACGTAAATTTGGTACTACTGTTTTGGTAGAAGAAGTAAACGAGGCAATTGGTGAAAACTTAAACCAATATTTTAAGGATAACAATCTTAGAGTTTTGGGGCAACCATTAGCAATTGAAGATAAAAATCTAAAATTGAGTATCCACAAACCTTCTGATTATACATTTAAGTTTGAATTAGGTTTGGCTCCTGAGTTTGAGATCAAAGGTCTTTCTACTGATAATCAGCTTCCATTCTACGACCTTAGCGTTAGCGAAGAAGAATTAGAGGCTGAAATTGACAACGTTCGCAAAAAATACAGCAAAGGATTCCAAGAAGGAATTAATGATGTACAAGAAGATGACATGTTGGCCATCAGCTTAGAAGAATTGAACGAGAACGGTGACATCAAAGAAGGTGGTGTTGTTAAAGAAGAAACATTCTTGGCTTTGAGAGATATTGCCAATGAGGAACTTAAAGATAACTTGTTGAGTGCTACTCTAAGTGATTCTTTTGATATCGATGTTTTCACTATCGAGGACAAAGATGAAACTTACATCCGCAAACATGTATTGGGGATTGAAGAAGATCAAGAAATCAATAAAATGTTCCGTTTGACGATCAAAGAAATCAAACGTGTTGACAAAGCTGAATTGAACGAAGAATTCTTCAAACAGTTATTCCCTAACGAGGAAATTGATTCTGAAGAAGCCTTTAGAGAAAAAGTAAAATCAGAAATCTACAAAGGGTACAAACAAAGCTCTTTAAATCACTTTAGCAACTTAGTTTTTGACTTTTTATTAGAAGAAAACAAGTTAGACTTGCCTGTTGAGTTCTTGAAAAAATGGTTGAAAGAAACCAATGAAGGTATTACAGATGAATTCTTTGAAGGAAAAGAATTTGAGGCATTTATCAAGAATACAAACTGGTCGTTGTTGCGCGACAAACTAGCTGAAAAATATAAGGTTGAGGTGAATTACCAAGATGTAGAAGATGCTACTCGTGGCGAAATCTTGCGCTATTTCAACTACCAAATCCCTCCTTATGGTGAAATGATGGACAATATGTTACAAAAAATATTGTCGGATAGAAAAGAGGTTAATCGTCGCTTCGAGGCAATTATGGATGAAAGAATCCTAGAAAAAACATCTGAAGATATGGGTAAAGAAATGAAAGATGTTTCTAGAGAGGAGTTTGAAGAAATCTTGAAAGATTATCAAGCAAGCAAAAATCCCGCTCCTGTAGAAGAAAATACAGAAACAGAAGTTGAAGCATAA
- a CDS encoding energy transducer TonB has translation MKQLMALIALSILVVNCNSTQKATKTTAEKNPYENAYDDFLEPTETKVYAWYLGINSVRGEEAYIVRSIYPEKRQITSLSTYKYEDRDVLHGSYMSWSDDGLKTSEGNYKNNYKEGIWKFYSYGKLYSEGIYTKGEKQGLWKYYYQNGKVESELYWKDDLREGAFVEYDTLGMVVNEGMYKADSIIQQTLEVEEAELSENDVIVDEMPRFPGCEAEEGDHKAKKKCADQKLLKFIYSNIQYPSFARENAAEGMVVISFTVMEDGRIVDVRAIRGICEPLEKECLRLVRLMPQWIPGRQNGKEVRVKYNLPVRFKLN, from the coding sequence ATGAAACAATTAATGGCATTAATTGCTCTTTCTATTTTAGTTGTCAATTGTAATTCGACTCAGAAAGCAACTAAAACAACTGCTGAAAAAAATCCCTATGAAAATGCTTACGACGACTTTTTAGAACCAACGGAGACAAAAGTATATGCGTGGTATTTGGGGATAAATTCTGTCAGGGGAGAAGAAGCGTATATTGTAAGAAGTATTTACCCTGAAAAAAGGCAAATTACCTCTTTAAGTACATATAAATATGAGGATAGGGACGTTTTGCATGGTTCGTATATGAGTTGGTCAGATGATGGACTTAAAACTTCGGAAGGGAATTATAAGAACAATTACAAAGAAGGTATCTGGAAATTCTACAGTTATGGAAAGCTTTATTCTGAAGGAATATATACCAAAGGAGAAAAACAAGGACTTTGGAAGTATTATTACCAAAATGGAAAGGTGGAAAGTGAACTTTATTGGAAGGATGATTTGCGGGAAGGTGCTTTTGTGGAATACGATACGTTGGGGATGGTAGTGAATGAAGGTATGTATAAAGCAGACTCTATCATTCAACAAACATTGGAAGTAGAGGAAGCAGAATTGAGTGAGAATGATGTTATTGTAGATGAAATGCCACGATTCCCTGGTTGTGAAGCAGAAGAGGGCGACCATAAGGCTAAGAAAAAGTGTGCCGATCAAAAGCTATTGAAGTTTATTTATAGCAATATTCAATATCCTTCATTTGCTCGTGAAAATGCTGCGGAGGGTATGGTTGTGATTAGTTTTACGGTTATGGAGGATGGAAGGATTGTCGATGTTCGTGCGATTAGAGGAATCTGTGAACCATTGGAAAAAGAGTGTCTTCGGTTAGTTCGTCTGATGCCGCAATGGATTCCTGGGCGACAGAATGGGAAAGAGGTTCGTGTCAAGTATAATTTGCCTGTTCGCTTTAAGCTAAATTAG
- a CDS encoding FISUMP domain-containing protein: protein MKQFKILGLLFLSCLGWACNKDNSTNPDCIGSFTDPRDGKVYTTAIIGLQCWMTENMRFEMTGDLINPMNPTNQYGRLYTYNQALNVCPDGWHLPSDEEWIALERFLGMSKTEADFVGSNRGNNEAALLKSTSRWSDLNGTNDFGFNAFPAGSNNNGNFQNLGDNARFWSHTSSGANTAYSRVFFHNTQQIARYRDNVNFAYSCRCLKN from the coding sequence ATGAAACAATTTAAAATTTTAGGATTACTCTTCCTTAGTTGCTTGGGCTGGGCGTGCAATAAAGACAATAGTACCAATCCTGATTGCATTGGTTCTTTTACAGACCCCAGAGATGGCAAAGTTTATACTACAGCTATAATCGGTCTACAATGTTGGATGACAGAAAATATGCGTTTTGAAATGACGGGCGACTTAATCAACCCTATGAATCCGACAAACCAATATGGCAGATTGTATACGTACAATCAAGCCTTAAATGTTTGTCCTGATGGTTGGCACTTGCCTTCAGATGAAGAGTGGATTGCCTTAGAACGCTTTTTAGGAATGTCTAAGACAGAAGCTGATTTTGTTGGTTCTAATAGAGGCAATAACGAAGCTGCCTTATTAAAATCTACTTCTAGATGGTCTGATTTGAATGGCACGAATGACTTTGGCTTTAATGCGTTTCCAGCAGGTTCTAATAACAATGGTAATTTTCAAAACTTAGGGGACAATGCCCGTTTTTGGTCCCACACAAGTTCTGGCGCCAATACTGCTTACTCTAGAGTTTTCTTTCATAACACACAGCAAATTGCACGTTATAGAGATAATGTGAATTTCGCCTATTCGTGTCGCTGTTTAAAAAATTAA
- a CDS encoding helix-turn-helix transcriptional regulator, with the protein MESQTVIIDEDKLEFAAEVMRALTHDLRLQILSFIDKNKNINVNKIYNTLGLEQSITSQHLRILRLANIVTHERKGKQIFYSVNYDYINNIVGDISVFLSKI; encoded by the coding sequence ATGGAGTCACAAACCGTTATCATAGACGAGGATAAGCTGGAATTCGCAGCTGAAGTTATGCGCGCCTTAACGCATGATTTAAGATTACAAATCCTTTCTTTTATTGACAAGAATAAGAATATCAACGTTAATAAAATTTACAATACTCTTGGTTTAGAACAGTCAATTACTTCGCAACACTTGCGTATTTTGCGTCTAGCCAATATCGTAACACACGAAAGAAAAGGAAAACAAATTTTTTACAGTGTTAATTATGATTACATTAATAATATCGTAGGAGACATCAGTGTTTTTCTTTCAAAAATTTAA
- a CDS encoding tetratricopeptide repeat protein, translated as MKTLLCLFYVLLANIAFSQTAADYFEKALELYDKENYKAALTEIEQALKLDPNQADYYAVWAELKTQLKAYQEAYAIYGVALEKFPEEALLYNDRANLLLHLRGFEDAIKDYTEAIRLAKTEEMRVSYLSNRAGAKTRIMNYEGAYQDLMEAYALDSTNLAVLTNLGMVADEVGKGEETLRYLIKVVEIDSLYFPAYINIGFKYQGLNRHKEAVEYFDQALKISPNEPLGYSNRSFSKLKLGQLNAAMKDIDKSIKLFPGNPYAYKIRALIWIEKKKIAKACEDLDNALKQGYTDMYGDEVLQLQVKHCQK; from the coding sequence ATGAAAACATTACTTTGTCTTTTTTACGTATTGCTTGCCAATATTGCTTTTTCTCAGACGGCAGCCGATTATTTTGAAAAAGCATTAGAACTTTATGATAAAGAGAACTACAAAGCTGCGTTAACTGAAATTGAACAAGCTCTTAAATTAGATCCTAACCAAGCCGATTATTATGCGGTTTGGGCAGAGTTAAAAACTCAGTTAAAAGCCTATCAAGAGGCTTATGCAATTTATGGTGTGGCATTAGAAAAATTTCCAGAAGAAGCACTGTTATACAACGACCGAGCTAATTTGTTGTTGCATTTGAGAGGCTTTGAAGATGCGATTAAAGATTATACAGAAGCCATTCGACTGGCAAAAACAGAAGAAATGCGAGTTAGTTATTTGTCGAACCGAGCAGGGGCAAAAACTAGAATTATGAACTATGAAGGGGCTTACCAAGATTTAATGGAAGCTTACGCACTAGATTCTACTAACTTAGCCGTTTTGACCAATTTGGGAATGGTAGCTGATGAAGTTGGGAAAGGGGAGGAAACCTTAAGGTATCTAATTAAGGTAGTTGAAATTGATAGCTTGTATTTTCCTGCATACATTAATATTGGCTTTAAATACCAAGGATTGAACAGACACAAAGAGGCTGTAGAGTACTTTGATCAAGCTCTCAAAATTTCACCCAATGAGCCTTTAGGGTATAGCAATCGGAGTTTTAGTAAATTAAAATTAGGGCAACTAAATGCAGCTATGAAAGATATTGATAAATCAATTAAACTCTTTCCTGGCAATCCTTATGCATATAAAATTAGAGCATTGATTTGGATTGAGAAGAAAAAAATAGCTAAAGCCTGTGAGGATTTAGACAATGCGCTCAAACAGGGATATACTGATATGTATGGCGATGAAGTTTTGCAACTGCAAGTAAAACATTGCCAAAAATAA
- a CDS encoding aspartyl protease family protein has product MFRFTLTCFILSTCLHLKAQQIDTISFVLTSFNNIYIPALLNQKDSLKMMFHTGESGVSIIEEVFNKIAIKKNATSTEANSWGGKGTAKFFKNNTFSIGNHRFDSLVVWVDKHSGQLTDGKFGPLLFKGKMIEINYHDKNFVIYESVPPKQHLKQFQKFRLTQEKGLLFIEGKLNIGRQRLQQKFMIHTGYGGTILLDDAFAQKHQLGRLLKITNESTLKDAYGNTLTTKKAVLPSFKIGRTKFKALPISFFEGSIGRQKISVLGNGLLKHYNMILDIENSLVYLKPNHLFEQ; this is encoded by the coding sequence ATGTTTCGATTCACACTGACCTGTTTTATTCTATCTACTTGCTTACACCTAAAAGCGCAACAAATAGATACTATCTCATTTGTATTGACCTCTTTTAACAATATTTATATTCCTGCTCTTTTAAATCAAAAAGATAGTCTAAAAATGATGTTTCACACAGGAGAGAGTGGTGTCTCCATCATTGAAGAAGTATTTAACAAGATCGCTATTAAAAAAAATGCTACCAGTACAGAAGCCAATAGTTGGGGCGGAAAAGGGACTGCTAAATTTTTTAAAAACAACACATTCTCTATTGGGAATCATCGTTTCGATAGTCTAGTCGTATGGGTGGACAAACATTCAGGACAACTAACCGATGGTAAGTTTGGACCACTTCTTTTTAAGGGAAAAATGATTGAAATTAACTACCATGATAAAAATTTTGTTATCTATGAAAGTGTCCCGCCAAAACAACATTTAAAACAGTTTCAAAAGTTTCGATTAACACAAGAAAAAGGCTTGTTATTTATTGAAGGAAAATTAAACATTGGGCGACAAAGGTTGCAACAAAAATTTATGATTCACACAGGCTATGGAGGAACAATTTTACTGGACGATGCCTTTGCTCAAAAACATCAATTAGGGCGTCTCTTAAAGATTACCAATGAAAGTACGCTAAAAGATGCTTATGGCAATACCTTAACAACTAAAAAAGCCGTCTTACCCTCATTCAAGATTGGGCGTACTAAGTTTAAAGCACTCCCAATTAGCTTTTTTGAAGGTTCCATTGGACGGCAAAAAATAAGCGTTCTTGGCAATGGGTTATTGAAACACTATAATATGATCTTAGATATAGAAAACAGCTTGGTGTATTTAAAACCTAATCATCTATTTGAACAATAG
- a CDS encoding multidrug effflux MFS transporter, whose amino-acid sequence MESQITTEQKTAKSSTIPNTTQKMNFGEFIVLMAMMMSLTALSIDAMLPALSTIGADLGVTNPNSNQLTISALFFGLAIGQLIYGPISDSTGRKLPLYGGLIIFVIGSLISIWATNLTTMIIGRGIQGLGLASPRTVSLAMIRDQFKGREMAKVMSFVMMIFILVPTVAPGVGQLILLVASWKAIFIFIMAMALLILLWFGSRMHETLAVENRIPFSFKRIGSSLIEIFSSKVALGYTITAGLVSSAFIGFLNSAQQIFQDQYHLGDQFPIYFGILAMSIGFASFFNSKMVMRYGSQMMVKTAISTLVLIAITFAILVPNLGTAMPLWLTMVYLITTLFCIGILFGNLNSMAMEPLGHIAGIGSAIVGSVSTFVAVVIGTLIGLRYDGTLLPIIHGFMLSGGLSLILIFAVSSFQEKAT is encoded by the coding sequence GTGGAATCTCAAATAACAACCGAACAAAAAACAGCAAAATCCTCAACTATCCCTAACACAACTCAAAAAATGAATTTTGGAGAGTTTATAGTTTTAATGGCCATGATGATGTCGTTGACAGCGTTGTCTATAGATGCCATGCTTCCTGCTTTATCTACTATAGGAGCCGATTTGGGCGTCACCAATCCTAATAGCAATCAACTAACCATATCTGCCTTGTTTTTTGGTCTAGCAATAGGGCAATTGATATATGGACCTATTTCGGATAGTACTGGTCGAAAACTTCCTTTGTATGGAGGATTAATCATTTTTGTGATAGGAAGTTTGATCTCTATTTGGGCAACTAATTTGACAACAATGATTATCGGAAGAGGCATACAAGGTTTGGGCTTGGCTAGCCCAAGAACTGTGAGCTTAGCAATGATCAGAGATCAATTCAAAGGTCGAGAAATGGCAAAAGTAATGTCTTTTGTTATGATGATTTTTATTTTAGTTCCAACCGTAGCACCAGGAGTAGGGCAATTGATTCTATTAGTGGCAAGTTGGAAAGCCATTTTTATATTTATTATGGCAATGGCTTTACTTATTTTGCTTTGGTTTGGTAGTAGAATGCACGAAACATTAGCCGTTGAAAATCGAATTCCTTTTTCATTCAAACGAATAGGAAGTTCATTGATAGAGATTTTTTCGAGCAAAGTAGCCTTAGGATATACCATTACAGCAGGATTGGTTTCGAGCGCTTTTATTGGGTTTCTCAATTCAGCACAGCAAATCTTTCAAGATCAGTATCATTTGGGCGATCAGTTTCCAATTTACTTTGGCATATTGGCGATGTCTATTGGTTTTGCCTCTTTTTTTAATAGCAAAATGGTGATGCGTTATGGCTCGCAAATGATGGTAAAAACAGCGATTAGTACTTTAGTCTTGATTGCAATAACTTTTGCGATTCTTGTGCCTAATTTAGGGACAGCAATGCCCTTATGGTTGACAATGGTTTATTTGATAACAACCTTGTTTTGCATCGGGATTCTTTTTGGAAACCTAAACAGCATGGCAATGGAACCTTTGGGGCATATTGCGGGAATAGGCTCAGCTATTGTCGGATCAGTATCTACCTTCGTAGCAGTTGTTATTGGAACCTTGATTGGGTTGCGTTATGATGGAACTCTTTTGCCAATTATTCATGGCTTTATGCTGTC
- a CDS encoding helix-turn-helix transcriptional regulator encodes MAKSKMEVFTLKNGKQEIKLIYPELRKVVLILRAIGHDLRKKIVDLLRENETMNVTDIYVKLRIEQSVASQHLAILRKAGIVLTKRNGKFIYYTLNNERLAEVSVLVEQLAA; translated from the coding sequence ATGGCAAAATCAAAAATGGAGGTTTTTACCCTCAAAAATGGTAAACAAGAAATCAAACTTATTTACCCTGAATTACGCAAAGTGGTATTGATACTTCGTGCAATTGGTCATGACTTGCGCAAGAAAATCGTTGATCTTCTTCGTGAGAACGAAACAATGAATGTTACTGATATTTATGTAAAACTACGTATCGAACAATCTGTTGCTTCTCAACATTTGGCTATTTTACGAAAAGCTGGTATCGTCCTAACCAAGCGCAACGGAAAATTCATTTACTATACGCTAAACAATGAGCGTTTGGCTGAGGTATCTGTCTTAGTAGAACAACTTGCTGCCTAG